A stretch of Coturnix japonica isolate 7356 chromosome 11, Coturnix japonica 2.1, whole genome shotgun sequence DNA encodes these proteins:
- the LOC107319528 gene encoding sulfotransferase 2B1-like isoform X1, protein MERLEVTETFAGIALPGHLHTAESLQFATSFPFRDTDVVIVTYPKSGTTWMQEILTLLYSRGDAQPAKTIPNWERAPWLEQIHFRSSLRDTATNRLITSHLPARVLGPRLQGSKAKVIYVARNPKDVVVSYYHFHLLAKFLPDPISFDAFLQQFLEGKVHYGSWFEHVKGWLGQRQLLDIIYVTYEELHQDLRGAAQRLSAFLGITLEPQTLLALEQHCSFAAMRDNAMANYTLIPREIMDHSRGRFMRRGVVGDWRCHFSAAQNALFDRVYHKEMCDNELSAHWAMV, encoded by the exons ATGGAGCGCCTGGAGGTAACCGAGACCTTCGCCGGCATCGCGCTGCCCGGGCACCTCCACACCGCGGAGTCCCTGCAGTTCGCCACCAGCTTCCCCTTCCGTGACACCGATGTGGTCATCGTCACCTACCCCAAGTCGG GCACCACGTGGATGCAGGAGATCCTGACGCTGCTGTACAGCCGTGGGGACGCGCAGCCAGCCAAGACCATCCCCAACTGGGAGCGGGCGCCCTGGCTGGAGCAGATCCACTTCCGCAGCTCACTGCGGGACACGGCCACAAACCGACTCATCACCAGCCACCTGCCCGCCCGCGTGCTGGGCCCCCggctgcagggcagcaaggCCAAG GTGATCTACGTGGCCAGGAACCCCAAGGACGTGGTGGTCTCCTATTACCACTTCCACCTCCTGGCCAAGTTCCTGCCTGACCCCATTTCCTTTGATGCCTTCCTCCAGCAGTTCCTCGAGGGCAAAG TGCACTACGGCTCCTGGTTTGAGCACGTCAAGGGCTGGCTGGGCCAGCGGCAGCTCCTTGACATCATCTACGTCACCTATGAGGAGCTGCACCAG GACCTGCGTGGTGCAGCGCAGCGGCTCAGTGCGTTCCTGGGCATTACACTGGAGCCGCAGACGCTGTTGGcgctggagcagcactgcagcttcgCAGCCATGCGGGACAACGCCATGGCCAACTACACCCTGATCCCCCGCGAGATCATGGACCACAGCCGGGGCCGCTTCATGCGCAGAG GCGTGGTGGGCGACTGGCGCTGCCACTTCTCAGCGGCACAAAACGCCCTGTTTGACCGCGTGTACCACAAGGAGATGTGCGACAACGAGCTGAGCGCCCACTGGGCCATGGTGTGA
- the SPG7 gene encoding paraplegin isoform X1, producing MALLRLLLLRGRCGWRPNPAVWARPRPRGLQGLLSQTVSPTCQGLGGVLVKQRIIRDPARLWNLLGSTCYFTTSSWQRSNHKNGGFKKKSPKEEEEEEKRRKRENQMHLERLRALLIITLIVLLFRFTVSENREGTNISWNYFINEMLSKGEVQRIEVVPESDIVEIYLHPGGTPHGQVNVTLLYTMRVANIDKFEEKLRAAEDELNIDERERIPVSYKHPGFYGNDVISLIVTLVAVSMLWSIFRLIRVAGRAGGFNAFNQLKMARFTIVDGKSGKGIGFKDVAGMHEAKMEVKEFVDYLKNPDRYLQLGAKVPKGALLLGPPGCGKTLLAKAVATEAQVPFLAMAGSEFVEVIGGLGAARVRSLFREAQARAPCIVYIDEIDAVGKKRSTNVSGFANAEEEQTLNQLLVEMDGMGTTDHVIVLASTNRADVLDNALMRPGRLDRHIFIDLPTLQERREIFEQHLKGLKLIQDASFYSQHLAELTPGFSGADIANICNEAALHAAREGHKSIDTSNFEYAVERVIAGTAKRNKILSPEERKVVAFHESGHALVGWLLEHTEAVMKVSIAPRTNAALGFAQILPREQYLFTREQLLERMCMALGGRVSEAITFNKVTTGAQDDLKRVTKIAYSMVKQYGMVPSIGQISFPDGDSTVGIGRRPFSQSLQQMMDHEAKVLVAQAYRRTEKLLLDNRDKLQTLSNALLEKEVINYDDIEALIGPPPYGPKKMIAPQSWLQAERDKQDTRDEEMPQQPPNHEEEEEPRLRPV from the exons GTAGCACTTGCTATTTTACTACTTCAAGCTGGCAAAGGAGTAACCATAAGAATGGAGGATTCAAAAAGAAATCTccaaaggaggaggagg aggaagaaaaacgcaggaaaagggaaaatcagATGCACCTCGAACGCTTGCGGGCACTCCTCATCATTACTTTAATAGTGCTGCTGTTTCGATTCACGGTCAGCGAGAACAGAGAAGGGACCAACATCTCCTGGAATTACTTCATCAACGAGATGCTGTCAAAGGGGGAGGTCCAGAGAATCGAAGTGGTTCCAGAGAGTGATATTGTGGAAATCTACCTGCACCCAGGAGGGACCCCACATGGACAAGTT AACGTTACCCTGCTGTACACAATGCGAGTGGCAAACATCGACAAGTTTGAAGAGAAGCTGAGAGCTGCGGAGGATGAGCTGAACATtgatgagagagagagaatccCTGTTTCCTACAAACACCCCGGCTTTTATGGAAA TGATGTCATCTCCCTGATAGTGACCCTCGTGGCTGTGTCCATGCTGTGGAGCATCTTCCGCCTTATAAGGGTTGCAGGCCGGGCAGGAGGATTCAATGCTTTT AACCAGCTGAAGATGGCTCGTTTCACCATTGTGGATGGAAAATCCGGGAAAGGGATTGGCTTCAAGGATGTAGCGGGAATGCACGAGGCAAAAATGGAAGTCAAAGAATTTGTGGACTATTTAAAG AACCCTGATCGCTACCTTCAGCTTGGTGCTAAAGTGCCCAAGGGTGCCTTGTTGCTTGGACCACCGGGCTGTGGGAAGACGTTGCTGGCAAAGGCAGTGGCCACAGAAGCACAGGTGCCTTTCTTGGCCATGGCAGGCTCTGAGTTTGTGGAGGTGATAGGAG GTCTTGGAGCTGCGCGAGTTCGGAGTCTCTTCAGAGAAGCTCAGGCTCGTGCACCCTGTATTGTGTACATTGATGAAATCGATGCTGTGGGCAAGAAGCGCTCAACCAATGTGTCTGGTTTTGCCAATGCTGAGGAGGAGCAGACATTAAATCAGCTGCTGGTGGAAATGGATG GAATGGGGACCACAGATCACGTCATAGTGCTGGCTTCCACCAACCGCGCTGATGTTTTGGATAATGCCTTGATGAGACCTGGCAGGCTCGACAGGCACATCTTTATTGATCTTCCAACACTCCAG gagagaagagaaatctTTGAGCAGCACCTGAAGGGTCTCAAACTGATCCAAGATGCCAGCTTCTACTCACAGCACCTTGCTGAGCTGACTCCAGGCTTCAGTG GAGCAGACATAGCAAATATATGCAATGAAGCTGCTCTCCATGCTGCTAGAGAAGGTCACAAATCCATTGATACTTCCAACTTTGAGTATGCTGTGGAAAGAGTCATTGCAG GCACtgccaaaagaaataaaatcttgtcACCCGAAGAGAGGAAGGTGGTGGCGTTCCACGAGTCGGGCCACGCGCTGGTTGGCTGGTTGCTGGAGCACACGGAGGCAGTGATGAAG GTTTCCATAGCCCCTCGAACAAATGCAGCTCTTGGATTTGCTCAGATCCTTCCAAGAGAGCAATACCTCTTCACCAGGGAGCAGCTGCTAGAGAGGATGTGCATGGCACTTGGAGGGAGAGTGTCTGAAGCCATCACATTTAACAAAGTCACCACAG GAGCGCAGGATGACCTGAAGAGGGTGACCAAGATAGCCTACTCCATGGTGAAGCAGTATGGGATGGTGCCCAGCATCGGGCAGATCTCCTTTCCGGATGGGGACAGCACTGTTGGAATTGGCCGTCGCCCTTTCAGCCAGAGCCTTCAGCAGATGATGGACCAC GAAGCAAAAGTGCTGGTGGCTCAGGCCTACAGACGCACGGAAAAACTCCTATTGGACAACCGAGATAAGTTGCAAACG CTGTCTAATGCCCTGCTGGAGAAAGAAGTGATAAATTACGATGACATTGAAGCTTTGATTGGACCTCCACCCTATGGGCCAAAGAAAATGATAGCACCCCAGAGCTGGCTTCAAGCAGAGAGAGACAAGCAAGACACTAGAGATGAAGAAATGCCCCAGCAGCCACCAAAccatgaggaggaggaagagccGCGCCTGAGGCCGGTGTGA
- the LOC107319528 gene encoding sulfotransferase 2B1-like isoform X3 → MWSSSPTPSRVGGALTATSPGTTWMQEILTLLYSRGDAQPAKTIPNWERAPWLEQIHFRSSLRDTATNRLITSHLPARVLGPRLQGSKAKVIYVARNPKDVVVSYYHFHLLAKFLPDPISFDAFLQQFLEGKVHYGSWFEHVKGWLGQRQLLDIIYVTYEELHQDLRGAAQRLSAFLGITLEPQTLLALEQHCSFAAMRDNAMANYTLIPREIMDHSRGRFMRRGVVGDWRCHFSAAQNALFDRVYHKEMCDNELSAHWAMV, encoded by the exons ATGTGGTCATCGTCACCTACCCCAAGTCGG GTTGGGGGTGCCCTGACGGCAACCTCCCCAGGCACCACGTGGATGCAGGAGATCCTGACGCTGCTGTACAGCCGTGGGGACGCGCAGCCAGCCAAGACCATCCCCAACTGGGAGCGGGCGCCCTGGCTGGAGCAGATCCACTTCCGCAGCTCACTGCGGGACACGGCCACAAACCGACTCATCACCAGCCACCTGCCCGCCCGCGTGCTGGGCCCCCggctgcagggcagcaaggCCAAG GTGATCTACGTGGCCAGGAACCCCAAGGACGTGGTGGTCTCCTATTACCACTTCCACCTCCTGGCCAAGTTCCTGCCTGACCCCATTTCCTTTGATGCCTTCCTCCAGCAGTTCCTCGAGGGCAAAG TGCACTACGGCTCCTGGTTTGAGCACGTCAAGGGCTGGCTGGGCCAGCGGCAGCTCCTTGACATCATCTACGTCACCTATGAGGAGCTGCACCAG GACCTGCGTGGTGCAGCGCAGCGGCTCAGTGCGTTCCTGGGCATTACACTGGAGCCGCAGACGCTGTTGGcgctggagcagcactgcagcttcgCAGCCATGCGGGACAACGCCATGGCCAACTACACCCTGATCCCCCGCGAGATCATGGACCACAGCCGGGGCCGCTTCATGCGCAGAG GCGTGGTGGGCGACTGGCGCTGCCACTTCTCAGCGGCACAAAACGCCCTGTTTGACCGCGTGTACCACAAGGAGATGTGCGACAACGAGCTGAGCGCCCACTGGGCCATGGTGTGA
- the SPG7 gene encoding paraplegin isoform X2: protein MKAIEQQHYGEDSSHLMVVLLFFQGLLSQTVSPTCQGLGGVLVKQRIIRDPARLWNLLGSTCYFTTSSWQRSNHKNGGFKKKSPKEEEEEEKRRKRENQMHLERLRALLIITLIVLLFRFTVSENREGTNISWNYFINEMLSKGEVQRIEVVPESDIVEIYLHPGGTPHGQVNVTLLYTMRVANIDKFEEKLRAAEDELNIDERERIPVSYKHPGFYGNDVISLIVTLVAVSMLWSIFRLIRVAGRAGGFNAFNQLKMARFTIVDGKSGKGIGFKDVAGMHEAKMEVKEFVDYLKNPDRYLQLGAKVPKGALLLGPPGCGKTLLAKAVATEAQVPFLAMAGSEFVEVIGGLGAARVRSLFREAQARAPCIVYIDEIDAVGKKRSTNVSGFANAEEEQTLNQLLVEMDGMGTTDHVIVLASTNRADVLDNALMRPGRLDRHIFIDLPTLQERREIFEQHLKGLKLIQDASFYSQHLAELTPGFSGADIANICNEAALHAAREGHKSIDTSNFEYAVERVIAGTAKRNKILSPEERKVVAFHESGHALVGWLLEHTEAVMKVSIAPRTNAALGFAQILPREQYLFTREQLLERMCMALGGRVSEAITFNKVTTGAQDDLKRVTKIAYSMVKQYGMVPSIGQISFPDGDSTVGIGRRPFSQSLQQMMDHEAKVLVAQAYRRTEKLLLDNRDKLQTLSNALLEKEVINYDDIEALIGPPPYGPKKMIAPQSWLQAERDKQDTRDEEMPQQPPNHEEEEEPRLRPV from the exons GTAGCACTTGCTATTTTACTACTTCAAGCTGGCAAAGGAGTAACCATAAGAATGGAGGATTCAAAAAGAAATCTccaaaggaggaggagg aggaagaaaaacgcaggaaaagggaaaatcagATGCACCTCGAACGCTTGCGGGCACTCCTCATCATTACTTTAATAGTGCTGCTGTTTCGATTCACGGTCAGCGAGAACAGAGAAGGGACCAACATCTCCTGGAATTACTTCATCAACGAGATGCTGTCAAAGGGGGAGGTCCAGAGAATCGAAGTGGTTCCAGAGAGTGATATTGTGGAAATCTACCTGCACCCAGGAGGGACCCCACATGGACAAGTT AACGTTACCCTGCTGTACACAATGCGAGTGGCAAACATCGACAAGTTTGAAGAGAAGCTGAGAGCTGCGGAGGATGAGCTGAACATtgatgagagagagagaatccCTGTTTCCTACAAACACCCCGGCTTTTATGGAAA TGATGTCATCTCCCTGATAGTGACCCTCGTGGCTGTGTCCATGCTGTGGAGCATCTTCCGCCTTATAAGGGTTGCAGGCCGGGCAGGAGGATTCAATGCTTTT AACCAGCTGAAGATGGCTCGTTTCACCATTGTGGATGGAAAATCCGGGAAAGGGATTGGCTTCAAGGATGTAGCGGGAATGCACGAGGCAAAAATGGAAGTCAAAGAATTTGTGGACTATTTAAAG AACCCTGATCGCTACCTTCAGCTTGGTGCTAAAGTGCCCAAGGGTGCCTTGTTGCTTGGACCACCGGGCTGTGGGAAGACGTTGCTGGCAAAGGCAGTGGCCACAGAAGCACAGGTGCCTTTCTTGGCCATGGCAGGCTCTGAGTTTGTGGAGGTGATAGGAG GTCTTGGAGCTGCGCGAGTTCGGAGTCTCTTCAGAGAAGCTCAGGCTCGTGCACCCTGTATTGTGTACATTGATGAAATCGATGCTGTGGGCAAGAAGCGCTCAACCAATGTGTCTGGTTTTGCCAATGCTGAGGAGGAGCAGACATTAAATCAGCTGCTGGTGGAAATGGATG GAATGGGGACCACAGATCACGTCATAGTGCTGGCTTCCACCAACCGCGCTGATGTTTTGGATAATGCCTTGATGAGACCTGGCAGGCTCGACAGGCACATCTTTATTGATCTTCCAACACTCCAG gagagaagagaaatctTTGAGCAGCACCTGAAGGGTCTCAAACTGATCCAAGATGCCAGCTTCTACTCACAGCACCTTGCTGAGCTGACTCCAGGCTTCAGTG GAGCAGACATAGCAAATATATGCAATGAAGCTGCTCTCCATGCTGCTAGAGAAGGTCACAAATCCATTGATACTTCCAACTTTGAGTATGCTGTGGAAAGAGTCATTGCAG GCACtgccaaaagaaataaaatcttgtcACCCGAAGAGAGGAAGGTGGTGGCGTTCCACGAGTCGGGCCACGCGCTGGTTGGCTGGTTGCTGGAGCACACGGAGGCAGTGATGAAG GTTTCCATAGCCCCTCGAACAAATGCAGCTCTTGGATTTGCTCAGATCCTTCCAAGAGAGCAATACCTCTTCACCAGGGAGCAGCTGCTAGAGAGGATGTGCATGGCACTTGGAGGGAGAGTGTCTGAAGCCATCACATTTAACAAAGTCACCACAG GAGCGCAGGATGACCTGAAGAGGGTGACCAAGATAGCCTACTCCATGGTGAAGCAGTATGGGATGGTGCCCAGCATCGGGCAGATCTCCTTTCCGGATGGGGACAGCACTGTTGGAATTGGCCGTCGCCCTTTCAGCCAGAGCCTTCAGCAGATGATGGACCAC GAAGCAAAAGTGCTGGTGGCTCAGGCCTACAGACGCACGGAAAAACTCCTATTGGACAACCGAGATAAGTTGCAAACG CTGTCTAATGCCCTGCTGGAGAAAGAAGTGATAAATTACGATGACATTGAAGCTTTGATTGGACCTCCACCCTATGGGCCAAAGAAAATGATAGCACCCCAGAGCTGGCTTCAAGCAGAGAGAGACAAGCAAGACACTAGAGATGAAGAAATGCCCCAGCAGCCACCAAAccatgaggaggaggaagagccGCGCCTGAGGCCGGTGTGA
- the RPL13 gene encoding 60S ribosomal protein L13, producing MAPSRNGMILKPHFHKDWQRRVATWFNQPARKIRRRKARQAKARRIAPRPAAGPIRPIVRCPTIRYHKKVRAGRGFSLEELKLAGINKRFARTIGISVDPRRRNKSTESLQANVQRLKEYRSKLILFPRKPSAPKKGDSSPEELKMATQLTGPVMPIRNVFKREKARVITEEEKNFKAFASLRMARANARLFGIRAKRAKEAAEQDVEKKK from the exons ATGGCGCCCAGCCGCAATGGGATGATCCTGAAGCCGCACTTCCATAAGGACTGGCAGCGGAGAGTGGCCACATGGTTCAACCAGCCCGCGCGGAAGATCCGCAG GAGGAAGGCCCGCCAGGCTAAAGCTCGTCGCAtcgccccccgccccgcggctGGGCCCATCCGACCCATCGTCAGGTGCCCGACCATCAGATACCACAAAAAAGTTCGTGCTGGAAGAGGcttcagcctggaggagctTAAA CTGGCCGGCATTAACAAAAGGTTTGCTCGGACAATTGGAATCTCCGTGGATcccaggagaagaaacaaatccaCAGAGTCACTGCAGGCCAACGTGCAGCGGCTGAAGGAATATCGCTCCAAGCTTATCCTCTTCCCAAGGAAACCGTCTGCACCTAAGAAGGGAGACAGCTCA CCTGAAGAACTCAAGATGGCAACTCAGCTCACCGGGCCGGTTATGCCCATCAGGAAC GTTTTCAAACGGGAGAAGGCCCGTGTTATCACCGAGGAGGAGAAGAACTTCAAGGCCTTTGCCAGCCTGCGCATGGCCCGGGCCAACGCGCGGCTCTTTGGGATCCGAGCCAAACGAgccaaagaagcagcagagcaggacgtggagaagaagaaatga
- the CPNE7 gene encoding copine-7 gives MPLSHGAACPPSRPAASRAAATMGEAPEPSSQASLAVLSKVELRVSCRHLLDRDTLNKSDPCVLLLMQSQGQWVEVDRSEVIKSNLNPVFAKIFTVDYYFEEVQKLRFEVYDSHGQAGVGTHDDDFLGGMECTVGQIVAQKRVTKPLFLKYGKFAGKSTITVISEEISGNNGYVELAFRAKKLDDKDLFSKSDPFLEIYRIDDNSSEQLVYRTEVVKNNLSPIWEPFKVSLNSLCSCEEKRKLRCVVWDYDSRGKHDFIGEFFTTFEEMQKAMGENKVQWECMNPKYKIKKRNYKNSGVVVLLDLKIHRVYSFLDYIMGGCQIHFTVAIDFTASNGDPRNSCSLHYINPYQPNEYLKALVAVGEICQDYDSDKKFSALGFGARIPPKYEVSHDFAINFNPDNDECEGIQGVVESYQSCLPKIQLYGPTNVAPIITKVARVAAEEERTKEASQYFILLILTDGVVTDMADTREAIVRASYLPMSIIIVGVGNADFTDMQILDGDDGVLRSPRGEPVLRDIVQFVPFRDFKNASPTALAKCVLAEVPKQVVEYYSYKAFPPRCPQPHTPDSNLGSPQ, from the exons ATGCCTCTGTCCCACGGAGCCGCCTGCCCCCCATCTCGCCCGGCTGCCTCCCGCGCTGCAGCCACCATGGGCGAAGCGCCCGAGCCGTCCTCGCAGGCGTCGCTGGCCGTGCTCTCCAAGGTGGAGCTGCGGGTGAGCTGCCGGCACCTCCTGGACCGCGACACCCTCAACAAGTCGGACCCCTGCGTCCTGCTGCTCATGCAGTCCCAGGGCCAGTGGGTGGAG GTGGACCGCAGCGAGGTCATCAAGAGCAACCTGAACCCCGTCTTCGCCAAGATCTTCACGGTGGATTACTACTTCGAGGAGGTGCAGAAGCTGCGCTTCGAGGTGTACGACAGCCACGGGCAGGCTGGTGTGGGCACACACGACGATGACTTCCTGGGGGGCATGGAGTGCACAGTGGGGCAG ATCGTGGCGCAGAAGCGGGTGACGAAGCCGCTGTTCCTCAAATATGGGAAGTTTGCGGGGAAATCCACCATCACG GTCATCTCCGAGGAGATCTCAGGGAACAACGGCTACGTAGAGCTGGCATTTAGGGCCAAGAAGCTGGATGACAAG GACCTTTTCAGCAAGTCCGACCCCTTCCTGGAGATCTACCGCATCGACGacaacagcagtgagcagctggtGTACCGCACTGAG GTGGTGAAGAACAACCTGAGCCCCATCTGGGAGCCCTTCAAGGTCTCTCTGaactccctgtgcagctgtgaggagaagaggaagctgagg TGTGTCGTGTGGGACTACGACTCACGGGGAAAGCACGACTTCATCGGCGAGTTCTTCACCACCTTCGAGGAGATGCAGAAGGCAATGGGGGAGAACAAG GTGCAGTGGGAGTGCATGAACCCCAAGTACAAAATCAAGAAGCGCAACTACAAGAACTCGGGGGTCGTGGTGCTGCTGGACCTGAAG ATCCACAGGGTCTACTCCTTCCTGGACTACATCATGGGTGGCTGCCAGATCCACTTCACG GTGGCCATCGACTTCACAGCCTCCAATGGGGACCCCCGCaacagctgctccctgcactaCATCAACCCCTACCAGCCCAACGAGTACCTCAAGGCGCTCGTGGCGGTGGGGGAGATCTGCCAGGACTATGACAG TGATAAGAAATTCTCTGCTCTGGGCTTTGGTGCACGGATCCCCCCCAAGTACGAg GTCTCCCACGACTTCGCCATCAACTTCAATCCTGATAATGACGAGTGTGAGG GCATCCAGGGTGTGGTGGAGTCCTACCAGAGCTGCCTGCCCAAAATCCAGCTGTATGGCCCCACCAACGTGGCCCCCATCATCACTAAGGTGGCCCGTGTGGCAGCTGAAGAGGAGCGCACCAAGGAGGCATCG CAATACTTCATCCTGCTGATCCTGACGGACGGCGTGGTGACGGACATGGCGGACACGAGGGAGGCCATCGTCCGTGCCTCCTACCTGCCCATGTCCATCATCATCGTGGGGGTTGGCAACGCCGACTTCACCGACATGCAGATCCTGGACGGTGATGACGGCGTCCTGCGCTCCCCCAGGGGTGAGCCCGTGCTGCGTGACATCGTCCAGTTCGTCCCTTTCCGTGACTTCAAGAAC GCGTCCCCGACGGCGCTGGCCAAGTGTGTGCTGGCCGAGGTGCCCAAGCAGGTGGTGGAGTATTACAGCTACAAGGCCTTCCCCCCGcggtgcccccagccccacacccccgACTCCAACCTGGGCTCACCCCAGTGA
- the LOC107319528 gene encoding sulfotransferase 2B1-like isoform X2: protein MPCCAMLWCCVQVGGALTATSPGTTWMQEILTLLYSRGDAQPAKTIPNWERAPWLEQIHFRSSLRDTATNRLITSHLPARVLGPRLQGSKAKVIYVARNPKDVVVSYYHFHLLAKFLPDPISFDAFLQQFLEGKVHYGSWFEHVKGWLGQRQLLDIIYVTYEELHQDLRGAAQRLSAFLGITLEPQTLLALEQHCSFAAMRDNAMANYTLIPREIMDHSRGRFMRRGVVGDWRCHFSAAQNALFDRVYHKEMCDNELSAHWAMV, encoded by the exons atgccatgctgtgccatgctgtggtgctgtgtgCAGGTTGGGGGTGCCCTGACGGCAACCTCCCCAGGCACCACGTGGATGCAGGAGATCCTGACGCTGCTGTACAGCCGTGGGGACGCGCAGCCAGCCAAGACCATCCCCAACTGGGAGCGGGCGCCCTGGCTGGAGCAGATCCACTTCCGCAGCTCACTGCGGGACACGGCCACAAACCGACTCATCACCAGCCACCTGCCCGCCCGCGTGCTGGGCCCCCggctgcagggcagcaaggCCAAG GTGATCTACGTGGCCAGGAACCCCAAGGACGTGGTGGTCTCCTATTACCACTTCCACCTCCTGGCCAAGTTCCTGCCTGACCCCATTTCCTTTGATGCCTTCCTCCAGCAGTTCCTCGAGGGCAAAG TGCACTACGGCTCCTGGTTTGAGCACGTCAAGGGCTGGCTGGGCCAGCGGCAGCTCCTTGACATCATCTACGTCACCTATGAGGAGCTGCACCAG GACCTGCGTGGTGCAGCGCAGCGGCTCAGTGCGTTCCTGGGCATTACACTGGAGCCGCAGACGCTGTTGGcgctggagcagcactgcagcttcgCAGCCATGCGGGACAACGCCATGGCCAACTACACCCTGATCCCCCGCGAGATCATGGACCACAGCCGGGGCCGCTTCATGCGCAGAG GCGTGGTGGGCGACTGGCGCTGCCACTTCTCAGCGGCACAAAACGCCCTGTTTGACCGCGTGTACCACAAGGAGATGTGCGACAACGAGCTGAGCGCCCACTGGGCCATGGTGTGA